The DNA sequence GTGACCGCACCGCCGCGATCGTCGCGTTCGCCGATGACGCCCACGTCACCGACGACGGCGCGAGCCACGACGGCGGCACCGCCGTCCGCGCCTGGCTCGACCGTCCCGCCGGCGGCTACACCTTCACCACGACGCCGCTGTCGGCCCGGTCCACATCGGACACCGAGGCGCTGGTCACCTGCCGCGTCGAAGGGAACTTCCTTGGCGGGCTCGTCGACCTGGAGTACCGGTTCACCCTCGACGAGACCCGCCGCATCACCCGGCTGGTGATCGAACCTCAGCGGTAGGCGAGGGTCACCGGCGCGTGGACGCTCCGCACGGGAAGCGTGACGGTCAGGGCGTGCGTCGCGGCGTCCCATCGGTAGGCGTTGGCCGGCAGCCGGTCACCGCCGACGGTGACCACCTTGGGCGCGGTGGCCCCGAGGAACGTGACCGTCCACCGGCGATCCCGCACCTGGCCCGGGAACGAGCCGTCGGCCGGGTCGATCCGCACCGTGTGCGTAGCCGCGGTGTAGCGGACCTTCGTGGACGCGCTCCGGCCGCTGCTGCCGTTGTCGTCGTAGAGCGTGAAGGTGCTCGAAGTGCCCTCGGCCACGGTGAGCGTCAGCGCGTCGAGCGGGTTGCGGACGTCGTCGGTGACGTTCTTGGTCCGGCTCGGCACCATGCCGCCGGCCTTGACGAACACCGGCATCGTGCTCAGGTCCGTGGTGATCGCCTGGGTCGTCCCGCCGGCGTAGGTCCGGCCGGTGAAGTAGTCCGTCCACCGACCCGGCGGGAACCAGACGTTCGTGGTCGCCGTCGTGCCCGGGGTGGTGACCGGGGCGACCAGCATGTCCGGCCCGTACAGGTATTCGCTGCCGGCCAGCCGGTACGCGTCCGGCTCCTCGGGGTAGTCGAGGTAGAGCGGCCGCGTCACCGGGACGCCGGTCGTGGCCGCCTGCTGGGCGAGCGTGTAGGTGTAGGGCACGAGGTTCTCGCGCAGGTTGAGGAACTTCGTCGCCGACGCCTTCGCCTCGGGCCCGTACTGCCAGGGCAGCCGGTCGCTGTGGTTGCTGTGCAGGCGATCGATCGGCTGGAACGTGCCGAGCTGCACCCAGCGGGCGTACAGGTCGTCCGGCAGCTTCTTGGTGCGCCCGCCGTCGTAGGTCTCGGAGCCGGGCAGGCCGGTGGTGTCGTTGTGCCCGCCGATGTCGTGGCTGACCGCGGACATCCCGGTCGCCGCGGCCTCGCCGGGGGTGTACCCGACCTCCATCCGCAGGGTGCCCCAGGTGGACGACGTGTCGCCGGTGAAGTGGATCGCCGAGCGCTTGTCGGCCCACGGGCCGGTCGGCACGGCGGCCGGGTTGCCGTAGCCGCCCGACTGCAGCGAGCCGTAGGCGCGGGAGATGACGAAGCCCCGGCCGATCGCCCGGTCCGCGTCGTCGGCGTACTGCTGGTTGATCCACGCGTCCGGCGTCACACCGTCCAAAGAGGACTGCGAGCCGTCGCAGCACCAGTTCAGCCACCAGAAGTCCACACCCTGGCGGTCCATCGTCCGGTGCAGGTCCAGGTAGGCCTTCAGCTGGTTCGGGTCGCCCCAGTCGAAGGTGTAGCAGTCGCCGCCGCCTCCGCCGGACCCGCAGTTGGCCGACTTCGTGAGCTTGCCCTTGGCCGTCGCCTGCGCCTGCGCGAACTGCGGGTCGGTGCTGCGGATGCTCGGGTGCGTGTTGAACGTGTTGTGCAGGCCCTGCGAGGCCGACCAGTCGAAGAACGCCTTCGGGTCGGGGAACTTCGCGGGGTCGATCTCCCAGCCGTTCCAGGTGTCGGGCGCCTTGAAGTCGGTGTCGGTGACCAGGACGTCCAGCGGGACGCCCTCGGCGCGGAACCGCGGCAGGATGGTGTTCTCGTAGTCCGCCGCGGTGCGGTCGATGTACTCCGAGTACCAGACGCCGTAGGCCCAGCGGGGGAGCAGCTCCGGCGGCCCGGTGAGGGTGGCCAGGTCGTTCAAGGCCCGCTTGTAGTCGTGCCCGTACCCGAAGACGTAGCCGTCGCGGTACGGCTTCCCGCCGTGGTCACCGCGCGGAGTGGGCTTGCCGGCCCGCTGGTCGTAGACCGCCGAGACGGTGTCGTCGAGGAGGTACCAGCCGTCGCGGTAGAGCAGGCCGGGGACCGTTTTCGGGTCGCCGTTGTCGCCGTTCACACCGTCGAGGCCGCGGCGGTAGCCACCGAGCGCGAGGTGCGGCGCCGGGGCGGGCG is a window from the Amycolatopsis sp. NBC_00355 genome containing:
- a CDS encoding TIM-barrel domain-containing protein, with product MASNGWRRSCAVVAVLSTVAALTVAGSGPAAGTSRPRTVSAGDARFQVLSPTLIRTEYAADGKFLDRPTFTAIGRDAFAPTSFSSTTSGGWLTIRTSAVTLRYQLGSGPFTAQNLVVQENAGPAPVTSTPWQRLTCAVGALCEAEDLPYSGLAVASDHTGYTGGGFVAGFEGTGNSLSAEVDVATAGAYRFDARYANAVAGDGQHVTRTLSLSVDGGTGRTVSLPVTADWDTWSVASVPLQLAAGRHTVTLTRTAADSGNVNVDSVALLAPDASYPPSSAKAMPDCRFGVDCEAETARTAGSAKLATDHAGYAGQGFLAELNQGSSLTQRVVAVPADGTYSLQVRYANGVGGDGLHQTRTATASAGGATQVLSLPATDNWDTWGTASVPIALKAGTNDVTLGCPDPASCHVNLDTLAVTPAGAPAPAPHLALGGYRRGLDGVNGDNGDPKTVPGLLYRDGWYLLDDTVSAVYDQRAGKPTPRGDHGGKPYRDGYVFGYGHDYKRALNDLATLTGPPELLPRWAYGVWYSEYIDRTAADYENTILPRFRAEGVPLDVLVTDTDFKAPDTWNGWEIDPAKFPDPKAFFDWSASQGLHNTFNTHPSIRSTDPQFAQAQATAKGKLTKSANCGSGGGGGDCYTFDWGDPNQLKAYLDLHRTMDRQGVDFWWLNWCCDGSQSSLDGVTPDAWINQQYADDADRAIGRGFVISRAYGSLQSGGYGNPAAVPTGPWADKRSAIHFTGDTSSTWGTLRMEVGYTPGEAAATGMSAVSHDIGGHNDTTGLPGSETYDGGRTKKLPDDLYARWVQLGTFQPIDRLHSNHSDRLPWQYGPEAKASATKFLNLRENLVPYTYTLAQQAATTGVPVTRPLYLDYPEEPDAYRLAGSEYLYGPDMLVAPVTTPGTTATTNVWFPPGRWTDYFTGRTYAGGTTQAITTDLSTMPVFVKAGGMVPSRTKNVTDDVRNPLDALTLTVAEGTSSTFTLYDDNGSSGRSASTKVRYTAATHTVRIDPADGSFPGQVRDRRWTVTFLGATAPKVVTVGGDRLPANAYRWDAATHALTVTLPVRSVHAPVTLAYR
- a CDS encoding nuclear transport factor 2 family protein yields the protein MLANSPDAVRAYLALTIAGDRTAAIVAFADDAHVTDDGASHDGGTAVRAWLDRPAGGYTFTTTPLSARSTSDTEALVTCRVEGNFLGGLVDLEYRFTLDETRRITRLVIEPQR